A genomic region of Alnus glutinosa chromosome 11, dhAlnGlut1.1, whole genome shotgun sequence contains the following coding sequences:
- the LOC133881324 gene encoding uncharacterized protein LOC133881324 — translation MVNTRSETNRVPRDDRNARDEGNSNDPQFALLNERMEQMAKSIEDLATMNAVLQARVPELHRTITDPGNREEGSRVEGTEEPNKEEEVPGNPPPVQPEAARAVEGMIARLEQRCNVLTAAIQRNDKGKASLVENLLQKTTSPFTEEVANICLPEKFKVPEIPFYTGLEDPVEHLDNFRAHIDLHRTPEMVACRAFPLTLSGNARDWFRSLPPNSIHHFEDLGRMFLTQFMAGRVRRKPSGSLMSMHQGPEESLRDFFMRFNQARLEAEAATDDFIYGALFQGIRKDGALMADIARKPPQNLDGFMSKAEKYINQEETLRALLGPEATRPSTSGNPKKKNPRKEERKRVPEEEARPKRDQESLRGNNWTPLNAPIMDVLLEIKRDPTYRKPRPVLANPHSRYADQYCAFHDTTGHRTEACISLRLLIERFIENGKLVRFLADQRIQQNPEHSNRHHQNRHHPDQNNPRDDRGRNQERAREQERRPDPRAARERSRSRARPERQENLLEIQTISGGFGGGGESSSARKAYARQLRDFEVYSVQKPPKSQKRDAQVIGFSDDDYAGVSLPHTDALVLSLAIANHKIHRVLVDTGSSADILYKSAFERMKIDRSKVIPARYSLVGFTGEQVLPLGSIELPVTAGMYPRQRTVMVRFLIIDRPSAYNVILGRTALNEFRAVTSTPHLSMKFPTEEGVGVEKGDQRMARECYNTSLKKLPEAARLGEKEKGYNQIHIDEAD, via the exons GTTCCTCGGGATGACCGAAATGCCCGAGACGAAGGAAACTCCAACGATCCCCAATTCGCTCTCCTGAATGAAAGAATGGAGCAGATGGCCAAGAGCATCGAGGATTTGGCCACCATGAATGCTGTCCTTCAAGCCCGGGTTCCAGAACTTCACCGAACTATCACTGACCCAGGAAATCGAGAGGAAGGCAGCCGAGTCGAAGGAACAGAGGAGccgaacaaagaagaagaagtcccGGGAAATCCTCCACCTGTTCAACCCGAAGCAGCAAGGGCGGTAGAAGGCATGATTGCTCGGTTGGAACAAAGATGCAATGTTCTAACCGCAGCTATTCAACGGAACGATAAGGGAAAAGCTTCCTTGGTGGAAAACCTTCTACAGAAGACCACCTCCCCATTCACCGAGGAGGTGGCAAATATCTGCCTTCCTGAGAAGTTCAAAGTCCCAGAGATCCCGTTTTATACGGGACTTGAAGATCCTGTGGAGCACCTAGATAATTTCAGAGCTCACATAGATCTCCATCGAACACCCGAGATGGTGGCCTGCCGAGCCTTCCCTTTGACCCTCTCAGGCAATGCCCGTGACTGGTTCAGGAGCCTCCCGCCAAATTCCATTCATCATTTCGAGGACCTCGGCAGGATGTTCCTGACGCAATTCATGGCCGGCAGGGTCAGAAGAAAACCGTCAGGATCCTTAATGTCAATGCACCAAGGACCCGAGGAATCCCTCAGAGatttctttatgaggttcaacCAGGCTAGACTTGAAGCTGAAGCAGCAACGGATGATTTCATCTACGGAGCTCTCTTTCAGGGAATCCGAAAAGATGGAGCACTAATGGCTGACATAGCCAGGAAGCCCCCTCAGAATTTAGATGGCTTTATGAGTAAAGCCGAGAAGTACATTAACCAGGAGGAGACACTCCGAGCTCTGTTGGGACCCGAGGCTACTCGCCCATCCACTTCCgggaacccaaaaaagaaaaatcctcgGAAAGAAGAACGGAAGCGGGTTCCAGAAGAAGAGGCCAGGCCGAAGCGGGATCAAGAGTCCCTAAGGGGTAACAACTGGACACCCCTCAATGCACCCATTATGGATGTTCTCCTGGAAATAAAGCGAGACCCGACGTACCGGAAGCCCAGACCGGTGCTCGCAAATCCGCATTCACGATACGCTGACCAGTACTGTGCGTTTCATGACACCACCGGGCATCGTACAGAAGCCTGCATATCCTTGAGGCTTCTGATTGAACGTTTCATAGAAAACGGAAAACTTGTCCGTTTCCTCGCAGATCAGAGAATTCAGCAAAACCCGGAGCACAGCAACCGCCACCATCAGAATCGGCACCATCCGGATCAAAACAATCCCCGGGATGATCGGGGAAGAAACCAAGAAAGAGCAAGGGAACAAGAACGCAGACCAGATCCTCGGGCTGCACGAGAAAGAAGTAGGAGCCGAGCCAGACCAGAACGGCAGGAAAACCTCCTGGAAATACAGACAATTTCGGGGGGTTTCGGAGGAGGTGGAGAATCTAGCTCGGCGCGGAAGGCATATGCAAGACAGTTACGGGATTTCGAGGTATACTCGGTGCAGAAACCTCCAAAGTCCCAAAAACGAGACGCACAAGTGATCGGGTTCTCGGACGATGATTACGCAGGGGTATCACTCCCGCATACCGACGCTCTGGTGCTGAGTCTGGCCATAGCCAACCACAAAATACACCGCGTCTTGGTTGACACAGGAAGCTCGGCTGACATCCTTTACAAGTCAGCCTTCGAGCGGATGAAGATCGATAGAAGTAAGGTGATCCCGGCAAGATATTCGCTTGTGGGATTTACAGGAGAGCAAGTACTCCCACTTGGGTCCATTGAGCTTCCGGTCACAGCAGGAATGTACCCGAGGCAGAGGACGGTAATGGTCCGGTTCTTAATAATCGACCGACCGTCGGCCTACAATGTTATCCTCGGGAGAACAGCTCTCAACGAATTTAGGGCTGTAACCTCAACTCCTCACCTGAGCATGAAATTCCCCACCGAAGAAGGCGTCGGTGTCGAAAAAGGAGACCAGAGGATGGCCCGAGAATGTTACAATACAAGTTTGAAGAAGCTCCCGGAAGCCGCGAGACTcggagagaaggaaaaag GGTACAACCAAATTCACATTGATGAAGCCGACTAA
- the LOC133881325 gene encoding uncharacterized protein LOC133881325 yields the protein MPFGLKNAGATYQRLVNKMFRDQIGRNVEVYVDDMLVKSIRAAGHIADLGETFETLRSHKMKLNPAKCAFGVSLGKFLGFMVSQRGIEANPEKVSAVLSMQPPRTTKQLQQLTGRIAALNRFISRSTDKCLPFFKILRKAFVWSSECEEAFKKLKEYLTNPPLLSSPEEGEILYLYLAVSPSAVSSALVREDSGIQKPVYFTSKALHGAEERYPRIEKLAFALIISARRLRPYFQAHAIRVLTEHPLKKILQKPDLSGRLVNWSVELGQFDIEFHPRTSVKGQALADFLLEFSNTPESEELPEKETWVAYVDGSSANHKSGVGVTLASPDGETFQYAIKLDFVTTNNEAEYEALLSGLSIAREMGARNVEIRSDSQVVVSHVQGTAEAQGEKMIQYLEKVRKCQSNFHRTAVTKVPREENARADALSKMGSGTGPVVRTSTRGVVTQTKPSILPQLDMMEIEEGSDEPEWATDVIQYLRNGSLPEEKLRARKAKIHSARYVLIGGVLYRRGYTEPLLKCLKSSEAEYILKEIHEGVCGNHSGSRMLAHKAMRAGYYWPTMSKDSVEIVRKCDKCQRFARVMKQPPEKLSPITSPWPFAKWGVDIVGPMPPGKGGRKFLLVAVDYFTKWAEAEALATITTANAVKFLWNSIICRFGIPHAFVTDNGKQFDCGPFRKWCAELRIRNYYSTPIYPPANGQVEATNKTLLRTLKKKLGKKKGAWAEYVPEVLWAYRTTTRTPTGATPFSLTYGSEAIIPAEVGSPSFRVSHYNPGLNDEGIKLNLDLL from the coding sequence ATGCCGTTCGGTCTAAAGAACGCCGGGGCTACATACCAGAGGCTCGTCAATAAAATGTTCCGAGATCAAATCGGACGAAACGTGGAAGTCTATGTTGACGACATGCTTGTCAAGAGCATACGAGCCGCCGGCCATATAGCCGACCTGGGGGAAACTTTCGAAACACTAAGGAGTCATAAGATGAAGCTCAACCCGGCCAAATGTGCTTTCGGCGTTTCCTTAGGGAAATTCTTGGGATTCATGGTTTCACAGAGAGGAATCGAGGCGAATCCCGAGAAGGTGAGTGCTGTCCTCAGCATGCAACCTCCTCGGACCACCAAGCAATTACAACAGCTGACCGGGAGAATAGCAGCCCTCAACCGGTTCATCTCCCGATCCACCGACAAATGTCTCCCATTCTTCAAGATTTTGAGAAAGGCCTTCGTGTGGAGCAGTGAGTGCGaggaagccttcaagaagttaaaAGAATATCTGACCAACCCGCCGCTGTTGAGCAGCCCCGAGGAAGGAGAAATCCTGTATCTTTATCTCGCAGTATCACCCTCGGCGGTCAGTTCAGCTTTGGTCCGAGAAGACTCAGGCATTCAGAAACCAGTTTATTTCACTAGTAAAGCACTCCATGGAGCCGAGGAGAGGTACCCTCGGATTGAAAAATTGGCCTTCGCCTTAATAATCTCGGCCCGGAGATTAAGGCCATATTTTCAGGCGCACGCTATACGAGTGTTAACCGAGCATCCGCTGAAAAAGATATTACAAAAACCGGATCTATCCGGGAGGCTGGTAAATTGGTCGGTAGAATTGGGGCAGTTTGACATAGAGTTCCACCCTCGTACTTCTGTCAAGGGTCAGGCGCTAGCCGATTTCCTACTCGAATTTAGCAATACTCCCGAAAGCGAAGAGCTGCCCGAGAAGGAAACATGGGTAGCATATGTAGATGGTTCTTCGGCCAACCATAAGAGCGGAGTCGGTGTCACTTTAGCAAGCCCGGATGGAGAAACTTTTCAATATGCGATCAAACTGGATTTTGTGACCACCAATAATGAAGCCGAGTATGAAGCACTTTTGTCCGGGCTTTCAATAGCTCGGGAGATGGGAGCAAGGAATGTAGAGATCAGAAGCGACTCTCAGGTGGTAGTCAGCCATGTGCAGGGAACGGCCGAGGCACAAGGTGAAAAGATGATCCAATACCTCGAAAAGGTACGCAAATGCCAATCTAACTTTCACAGAACCGCCGTAACCAAAGTTCCTCGGGAAGAGAACGCCCGAGCCGATGCCCTTTCTAAAATGGGTTCCGGTACCGGGCCTGTCGTCAGAACATCCACACGGGGGGTGGTGACACAGACCAAGCCTTCAATCCTTCCACAACTCGACATGATGGAAATTGAAGAAGGATCAGACGAACCAGAATGGGCTACTGACGTCATTCAGTACCTCCGCAACGGTTCCCTACCCGAGGAAAAGCTGCGAGCTCGGAAGGCAAAAATACATTCAGCCCGGTACGTGCTTATCGGAGGTGTGCTCTATCGAAGAGGATATACTGAGCCACTCTTGAAGTGTCTTAAAAGTTCCGAGGCGGAATACATATTAAAGGAGATACACGAAGGAGTCTGCGGGAACCACTCTGGCTCTCGGATGTTGGCTCACAAAGCGATGAGAGCCGGATACTACTGGCCAACAATGAGCAAAGATTCAGTCGAAATCGTTCGGAAGTGCGACAAATGTCAGAGGTTCGCCCGGGTGATGAAGCAACCCCCTGAGAAGCTAAGTCCAATCACTTCGCCGTGGCCATTCGCAAAATGGGGGGTCGACATAGTCGGGCCTATGCCTCCGGGAAAAGGTGGCCGGAAATTTCTCCTTGTCGCGGTAGACTACTTCACCAAGTGGGCTGAAGCCGAGGCACTCGCCACTATCACTACCGCCAACGCAGTAAAATTTCTCTGGAATTCAATCATATGTCGATTCGGTATCCCACATGCTTTTGTCACCGACAATGGAAAACAGTTTGACTGTGGACCGTTTCGAAAATGGTGCGCCGAACTCCGTATCAGAAATTATTACTCAACCCCGATATATCCACCGGCGAACGGGCAAGTAGAAGCTACGAACAAGACTCTTCTCAGAACACTAAAGAAGAAGCTTGGCAAAAAGAAAGGAGCTTGGGCGGAATATGTACCCGAGGTGCTTTGGGCCTACCGCACCACGACACGCACTCCCACCGGGGCTACTCCTTTCTCCTTAACTTACGGTTCCGAGGCAATTATTCCTGCCGAAGTCGGATCACCCAGCTTCCGAGTATCACACTACAACCCGGGGCTCAATGACGAAGGAATCAAGCTGAATCTAGATTTGCTATAG
- the LOC133881326 gene encoding uncharacterized protein LOC133881326 produces the protein MALEQCHYQFDHYVTDYIRILDFLIDTDKDVDLLVRKGILVNTLGNSNAVTTLVNKLRQQLLLLEMNSNYCCLCENLNTFYKVPCHSWKATLRRDYFSTPWRIAFTVAAIILLVLTFIQAICSIISLQQI, from the coding sequence ATGGCGTTGGAGCAATGTCACTATCAGTTTGACCATTATGTTACCGATTATATTCGCATATTGGATTTCCTTATAGACACTGACAAAGATGTGGATTTACTTGTGCGAAAAGGGATCCTGGTTAATACTTTAGGCAACAGCAATGCAGTGACAACTTTAGTCAACAAGCTTAGGCAACAACTTTTATTATTAGAAATGAACTCCAATTATTGTTGTCTTTGTGAAAATCTGAATACATTCTACAAGGTTCCTTGCCATAGTTGGAAGGCTACCTTGAGACGTGATTATTTTAGCACTCCTTGGAGAATTGCTTTCACCGTAGCTGCTATTATCTTGTTGGTGCTCACTTTCATACAAGCTATATGCTCTATCATCTCATTACAGCAGATATGA